From the genome of Bacteroidota bacterium:
TAGTATTTTCGAGAAAAACCTTTGAGATAGACCGCTAATGTAGTTGAAATATAACAACAGCGATAGTTAATATCAATCAGGAGAGCGAATTAAATTGAGGGGAAATGGGGATTCAGAAAGGGTCGAAAACTCGACCAAACTGTATTGTTTGGTCGAATTAATCTTGTTCAAATATTTTAGAATCGTTTTTTTATCTCTTTTAACGAGTCTCCACCAAACTTCTCCAACAATGCATTCGCAATTACAGGCGCTACAACAGCTTCGCCGATAACAGCACAGGCTGGGACTGCGCAAACGTCAGACCGTTCATAACGGGATTTTACTGTTTGCTTTGATTTGATATCCACTGTTCGCAACGGATTAGCCAACGTAGAAATAGGCTTCATAGCACCCCGAATGATTAAGGTTTCACCATTCGTAACGCCACCTTCTAAACCACCAGCACGATTTGTCGGTCGGTACGTACTCTTTTTTTCTGAAAGAAGTTCGTCATGAACATCAGATCCGAAACGGTGTGCATTTTCAAAACCGTCACCAATTTCGACACCTTTTACGGCATGAATGGACATGATTGCTTGCGCAAGTTGTCCATCGAGTTTTCTATCATAATGAACATAACTTCCTAATCCGATTGGAACACCCGAGACAATCACCTCAAAAATGCCGCCAAGTGTATCCCCTTTTTTCTTGCATGCTTTAATTGCGGCAATTGCTTTTGCTTCAATCTGTTTGTCCAAAATTCGAACTTCAGACGCATCGGCTGCAGAAGCAACACTCCAAGCGTTCTCTTTCAAAATCAATTTGTGAATCAATTTATTCAATTCAGAAATATTTTTTATTTCTGCGCTCCCTATGGAAAGAACGTGACTGCCGATAAACAGTCCTAATTCTTCTAACAATTTTCTTGGAATAGAACAGCAGGCAACACGCATTGCAGTCTCTCTCGCGCTGGCTCGATCAATCACATTACGAATGTCGTCGAAATCATACTTCACGGAGCCGACATAATCGGCATGGCCAGGACGAGGAAGAGTAATTTTTTCAATTCCTTTTCCGCTCCCTTCAACGGACATTTTTTCTGT
Proteins encoded in this window:
- the aroC gene encoding chorismate synthase, with product MVRYYTAGESHGQALVGIVEGIPAGLPISSEYINHHLWRRQQGYGRGGRMRIETDKVEILSGVRFGKTLGSPIALMIRNKDWQNWTEKMSVEGSGKGIEKITLPRPGHADYVGSVKYDFDDIRNVIDRASARETAMRVACCSIPRKLLEELGLFIGSHVLSIGSAEIKNISELNKLIHKLILKENAWSVASAADASEVRILDKQIEAKAIAAIKACKKKGDTLGGIFEVIVSGVPIGLGSYVHYDRKLDGQLAQAIMSIHAVKGVEIGDGFENAHRFGSDVHDELLSEKKSTYRPTNRAGGLEGGVTNGETLIIRGAMKPISTLANPLRTVDIKSKQTVKSRYERSDVCAVPACAVIGEAVVAPVIANALLEKFGGDSLKEIKKRF